From Musa acuminata AAA Group cultivar baxijiao chromosome BXJ3-8, Cavendish_Baxijiao_AAA, whole genome shotgun sequence, one genomic window encodes:
- the LOC135645208 gene encoding mechanosensitive ion channel protein 6-like, translating to MESLRRSLKPHHGGSHKYTSSRNELEEQSVLLHNNGAEHGGEVVVKIDGKNGGLFDQPAPLPDLNGTNNSKVWRESSYEFWKEADGDGRRGGGGGDGGGGFSFKKQQRKNTEAEIADDPPSRLISTFLHKQRASGAELALDMDVEMEELKKHCSSPVSASGSKELRVFFQASSAESHLRRSSDDDDDDDDDERGLRRRKPSPSTSGGPDGGGGDVVRCTSNGSLHRNSTLLRAKTRSRLMDPAPPPPPPSVSPVAARNDEVKKSGRIPKSGQIRSGQLKSQQLDEDDEDPFMDDDIPDQFKRTDFRWLTVLQWLSLFLILAAIACSLALSPLEPLTLLDLHLWKWFVLLFVLICGRLVSGWIVRLVVFGVERNFLLRKRVLYFVYGIRKAVQNCLWLGLVLISWHLLFDEKVKRETRSNFLPYVTKILSCLIVATLLRLVKTLLVKVLASSFHVSTYFDRIQESLFNQYVIETLSGPPLVEIQNGVEEEERVMAEVRKLQNAGARITNELRAAALPSKSGRVIGSGPMQKSSQIGKIAKISDAKQQEEGITIDELHKLNPKNISAWRMKKLMRIVRNGTLTTLDEQVLQESGEDDSVMQIRSEYEAKAAARKIFGNVAKPGAKYIYLVDLMRFMKEDEALKTMSMFEGANESNRVCRKSLKNWVVNAFRERRALSLTLNDTKTAVNKLHQLANVVMGIIVFALWLLILGIATTHFFVLLGSQLLLAAFVFGNTLKMIFEAIIFLFVMHPFDVGDRCEVEGVQMVVEEMNILTTIFLRYDNQKITYPNSVLATKPIGNFYRSPDMGESIDFCVHVATPVEKLAIMRERIIGFMENKKEHWYPNPSVVLRDVDDMNRLRISIWMRHRINFQDMGEKWARRELVVQEMIKVLRELDIEYRMLPIDVNLRNMPVVDSTRLPSTWTTFNC from the exons ATGGAGTCTCTGAGGCGATCCTTGAAGCCCCATCATGGAGGATCCCACAAGTACACCTCCTCCCGCAACGAGCTGGAGGAGCAATCCGTCCTCCTCCACAACAACGGCGCCGAACACGGCGGCGAGGTCGTCGTCAAGATCGACGGCAAGAATGGCGGCCTCTTCGACCAGCCCGCGCCCCTCCCCGATCTCAACGGCACTAACAATAGCAAGGTGTGGAGGGAGTCCAGCTATGAGTTCTGGAAAGAAGCTGACGGAGACGGCcgacgaggtggaggaggaggtgatGGAGGAGGAGGGTTCAGCTTCAAGAAGCAGCAGCGCAAGAACACCGAGGCGGAGATCGCTGACGACCCGCCGTCGCGGCTGATCAGCACATTCCTTCACAAGCAGCGGGCCTCCGGCGCCGAGCTGGCCCTCGACATGGACGTGGAGATGGAGGAGCTCAAGAAGCACTGCTCCTCCCCCGTCTCCGCCTCGGGCTCCAAGGAACTCCGCGTCTTTTTCCAGGCCTCCTCCGCCGAGTCTCATCTCCGTCGATCCtccgatgatgatgacgatgacgatgacgatgaaCGCGGTCTCCGCCGACGAAAGCCTTCTCCGAGCACAAGCGGTGGCCCTGACGGAGGCGGCGGCGATGTGGTCCGATGCACATCGAACGGCTCCCTCCACCGCAACTCCACGCTCCTCCGCGCCAAGACGCGGTCGAGACTGATGGACCcggcaccgccaccgccaccgccgtcgGTTTCGCCTGTGGCTGCCCGCAATGACGAGGTCAAGAAGTCCGGGAGGATCCCCAAGTCGGGCCAGATTCGGTCGGGGCAGCTCAAGTCGCAGCAGCTGGACGAGGACGACGAAGACCCGTTCATGGACGACGACATCCCCGACCAGTTCAAGCGCACTGACTTCCGCTGGCTCACTGTCCTTCAATGGTTGAGCCTCTTCCTCATCCTAGCGGCTATCGCCTGCAGCCTCGCCTTGTCTCCCCTTGAGCCCCTGACGTTATTGGATCTCCACCTCTGGAAGTGGTTCGTCCTCCTATTTGTGCTCATCTGTGGCCGCCTCGTCTCCGGCTGGATCGTCCGGCTTGTCGTCTTTGGCGTCGAGCGCAACTTCCTTCTCCGCAAGCGCGTGCTGTACTTCGTCTACGGCATCCGCAAAGCCGTTCAGAACTGCCTCTGGCTCGGCCTCGTCCTCATCTCGTGGCACTTGCTGTTCGACGAGAAGGTGAAGCGCGAGACGAGGAGCAACTTCCTGCCCTACGTCACCAAGATTCTGTCCTGTCTTATCGTGGCCACCCTGTTACGACTCGTCAAGACTCTTCTCGTCAAGGTCCTCGCCTCCTCCTTCCATGTCAGCACCTACTTCGACCGCATCCAGGAGTCGTTGTTCAATCAGTACGTGATCGAAACTCTCTCCGGACCACCGTTGGTCGAGATCCAGAACGGCGTGGAAGAGGAGGAACGGGTGATGGCCGAGGTGCGGAAGCTACAGAATGCTGGTGCCAGAATCACCAACGAACTCCGTGCGGCAGCACTGCCGAGCAAGAGCGGTAGGGTGATCGGAAGCGGGCCTATGCAGAAGAGCTCACAAATTGGGAAAATTGCCAAGATTTCGGACGCCAAGCAGCAGGAGGAAGGGATCACGATTGACGAGCTGCACAAGCTGAACCCAAAAAACATATCAGCTTGGCGGATGAAGAAGTTGATGAGGATCGTGCGGAATGGGACTCTGACAACGCTCGATGAGCAGGTTCTGCAGGAGAGTGGGGAGGATGATTCGGTCATGCAGATACGCAGCGAGTATGAGGCGAAGGCTGCAGCGAGAAAGATCTTCGGTAATGTCGCCAAGCCTGGTGCCAA GTATATCTATTTGGTAGATTTAATGCGTTTCATGAAGGAAGATGAAGCTCTGAAGACAATGAGCATGTTTGAAGGAGCAAACGAGAGCAATAGGGTCTGCAGGAAGTCTCTCAAGAACTGGGTG GTCAATGCATTTAGAGAACGTAGAGCTCTTTCTTTGACTCTCAATGACACAAAAACTGCAGTAAATAAACTTCATCAGTTGGCAAATGTTGTCATGGGAATTATTGTATTTGCCCTCTGGCTCCTTATTCTGGGAATTGCCACAACTCATTTCTTTGTTCTGCTTGGCTCTCAGCTTCTGCTGGCAGCATTTGTTTTTGGTAACACTTTGAAGATGATCTTTGAAGCTATAATATTCTTATTTGTGATGCACCCCTTTGATGTTGGTGATCGCTGTGAAGTGGAAGGAGTCCAG ATGGTTGTCGAGGAGATGAATATCCTGACTACAATATTCTTGAGGTACGACAACCAGAAGATTACGTATCCAAATAGTGTGCTGGCTACCAAACCAATTGGCAATTTCTACCGGAGTCCAGATATGGGTGAATCAATCGACTTTTGTGTTCATGTTGCAACTCCTGTGGAAAAGCTTGCTATCATGAGAGAAAGAATAATAGG GTTTATGGAGAACAAGAAGGAACACTGGTACCCCAATCCTTCTGTCGTTCTGAGAGATGTAGATGACATGAACAGGTTAAGAATATCAATCTGGATGAGGCATCGTATCAACTTCCAAGATATGGGAGAAAAGTGGGCACGAAGAGAGCTTGTCGTCCAAGAGATGATCAAAGTTTTAAGAGAACTCGATATTGAGTATCGCATGCTTCCAATCGATGTGAATCTCCGAAACATGCCTGTGGTTGACTCCACACGTCTACCATCTACCTGGACAACTTTCAATTGCTAG
- the LOC135646013 gene encoding thioredoxin-like protein CDSP32, chloroplastic: MAAMATFLFGSPPTSSSSVSSCLSRLGQPAPLSSHSPLSHFFSTRIRHRPSSLGKPASFCPRASAAASGTKSRSTASDERVQKVHNVDEFEAALRAAKNKLVVVEYAASHSPNSRRIYPFMVELSWTCSDVEFLLVMGDESEQTRELCRREGIDRVPHFTFYKGMEKVHEEEGIGPDQLVGDVLYYGDNHSAVVQLHSRADVESLIDQHRGADGKLVVLDVGLKHCGPCVKVYPTVIKLSRSMADAVVFARMNGDENDSCMEYLKDMDVVEVPTFLFIKDGQICGRYVGSGKGELIGEILRYQGVRVT, encoded by the coding sequence ATGGCCGCCATGGCCACCTTCCTCTTTGGGTCTCCTCCAACTTCCTCTTCTTCTGTCTCTTCCTGCCTCTCCAGACTAGGCCAGCCCGCGCCCCTTTCTTCTCACTCCCCACTCTCCCACTTCTTCTCCACCAGGATAAGACACCGTCCGTCATCCCTCGGCAAGCCGGCGTCGTTCTGCCCTCGCGCCTCGGCGGCGGCGAGCGGCACCAAGAGCCGGTCCACAGCCAGCGACGAGCGGGTACAGAAGGTGCACAACGTCGACGAGTTCGAGGCGGCCCTCCGCGCCGCCAAGAACAAGCTGGTGGTGGTGGAGTACGCGGCGAGCCACAGCCCCAACAGCCGCCGGATCTACCCCTTCATGGTGGAGCTGAGCTGGACGTGCAGCGACGTGGAGTTCCTGCTGGTGATGGGCGACGAGTCGGAGCAGACACGGGAGCTGTGCCGGCGGGAGGGCATTGACCGGGtgccccacttcaccttctacaaGGGCATGGAGAAGGTGCACGAGGAGGAGGGCATCGGGCCGGACCAGCTGGTGGGCGACGTGCTGTACTATGGCGACAACCACTCGGCGGTGGTGCAGCTGCACTCCCGGGCCGACGTGGAGTCGCTCATCGACCAGCACCGCGGAGCCGACGGCAAGCTGGTGGTGCTGGACGTGGGGCTCAAGCACTGCGGCCCCTGCGTGAAGGTGTACCCCACCGTCATCAAGCTGTCCCGCTCCATGGCGGACGCCGTGGTGTTCGCGAGGATGAACGGCGACGAGAACGACAGCTGCATGGAGTATCTCAAGGACATGGACGTGGTGGAGGTGCCCACCTTCCTGTTCATAAAGGACGGCCAGATCTGTGGAAGGTACGTCGGCTCGGGGAAGGGGGAGCTCATCGGCGAGATCCTTCGATACCAAGGCGTAAGGGTTACCTAA
- the LOC135646139 gene encoding uncharacterized protein LOC135646139: protein MELEMTSAKKKPSVSVKKTSAPPPRPLSSPMKPIKVRSFTREEIDRYWRTRRMVEEDHLLFAEKVAARISAKALEGADHQQFEELLKEMLEEEVKEKTSSENEELRIGIKNWWTKSKYAYLNQPAIRSMGDNAAAERANSTTYLPQKACCYSPPAM, encoded by the exons ATGGAGCTGGAGATGACTAGTGCAAAGAAGAAGCCTTCGGTCTCTGTGAAGAAGACATCAGCGCCACCCCCTCGGCCGCTGTCGTCGCCTATGAAACCGATCAAGGTGAGGAGCTTCACGAGGGAGGAGATCGACCGGTACTGGAGGACGAGAAGAATGGTCGAAGAGGACCACCTCCTCTTCGCCGAGAAGGTGGCGGCCCGGATCAGTGCCAAGGCTCTCGAA GGGGCCGACCACCAACAATTCGAGGAACTGCTGAAGGAGATGTTGGAGGAGGAGGTGAAGGAGAAGACCAGCAGCGAAAACGAGGAGCTACGGATAGGAATCAAGAACTG GTGGACCAAGAGCAAGTATGCCTATCTGAACCAGCCGGCCATCAGATCCATGGGGGATAATGCAGCGGCCGAACGAGCCAACTCCACCACGTATCTCCCACAGAAGGCCTGCTGTTACTCCCCTCCTGCCATGTAG
- the LOC135643997 gene encoding uncharacterized protein LOC135643997 translates to MGMKRCCTRGRGVGRGVVELWHRELGDFPPRAFAHRFVASEDLVLRFGVHRKLDNHRGCVNTVSFNADGDTLVSGSDDRKVILWDWDAGRVKLSFDSGHSNNVFQARFMPYTDDRIIITCAADGEVRHAQILEGGKVDTTLLAQHDGRAHKLGIEPGSSYIIYSCGEDGLVQHIDLRTKTATKLFTCRSTYGAAIHLNAIAIDPRSPNLFAIAGTDEYARVYDIRKYMWDGSTDCDYPANFFCPRHLIGNDNVGITGLAFSDQSELLASYNDELIYLFSKDQGLGPNAVRESPISSVNADAGDKSKSASLLSPVDGDQTGPQVYKGHRNCETVKGVSFFGPNCEYVTSGSDCGRIFIWRKRDGKLLRAMEGDKYVVNCIEPHPYATVIASSGIENDIKIWTPNAAEPAAPVKIEELKPHKRRSRFFRFALPEDMIAQILALQRMQTRSGDTDEDLAANADLMDLIMHLTNRDGSSDENGDTSETPGDCIVN, encoded by the exons ATGGGGATGAAGAGATGTTGCACGAGAGGCCGGGGCGTCGGCCGCGGCGTCGTCGAGCTCTGGCACCGCGAGCTCGGGGACTTCCCCCCGAGAGCCTTCGCCCACCGCTTCGTTGCTTCCGAG GACCTTGTTCTTCGTTTTGGAGTCCATAGAAAGTTAGACAATCATAGAGGCTGTGTCAACACTGTGAGCTTCAATGCAGATGGTGACACTCTCGTATCCGGTTCTGATGATAGAAAGGTGATTCTATGGGATTGGGATGCTGGCCGTGTTAAATTATCCTTTGACTCAGGCCACTCAAACAATGTTTTCCAAGCTCGATTCATGCCTTACACAGATGACCGGATCATCATCACCTGTGCTGCAGATGGTGAG GTAAGACATGCCCAAATACTAGAAGGTGGAAAAGTGGATACAACATTGCTGGCTCAACATGATGGACGGGCTCATAAATTGGGTATTGAGCCTGGGAGTTCTTATATAATTTATAGTTGTGGTGAAGATGGACTGGTTCAGCAT ATTGATTTGAGAACAAAAACTGCTACAAAGCTATTTACTTGCAGATCGACTTACGGGGCGGCCATTCATTTAAATGCTATTGCAATAGACCCAAGGAGTCCCAATCTATTTGCAATTGCAGGAACAGATGAATATGCTCGAGTTTATGACATTCGCAAGTATATGTGGGATGGATCAACTGATTGTGATTATCCTGCTAACTTCTTCTGTCCCCGTCATCTCATTGGCAATGATAATGTTGGAATTACAGGGTTGGCATTCTCAGATCAGAGTGAGCTATTGGCATCATACAATGATGAGCTGATATATCTCTTCTCTAAGGATCAAGGACTCGGACCCAATGCAGTTAGGGAATCTCCAATATCTAGTGTGAATGCTGATGCTGGAGATAAATCTAAATCAGCTTCACTTCTGTCTCCAGTTGATGGGGATCAAACTGGACCACAGGTATACAAGGGACATCGTAACTGTGAGACTGTCAAGGGTGTGAGCTTCTTTGGTCCAAACTGTGAGTATGTTACTAGTGGTTCAGACTGTGGACGGATCTTTATATGGAGAAAGAGGGATGGAAAGCTTTTGCGCGCCATGGAAGGAGACAAATATGTGGTCAATTGTATTGAACCTCACCCTTATGCTACTGTGATAGCAAGTAGTGGCATAgagaatgatataaaaatttggACTCCCAATGCTGCAGAACCAGCTGCACCTGTAAAAATAGAGGAG TTAAAGCCGCACAAGAGAAGAAGCAGGTTCTTCCGCTTTGCTCTTCCTGAAGACATGATAGCACAGATCTTGGCACTGCAAAGGATGCAGACCAGGTCAGGTGATACAGATGAAGATCTAGCAGCTAATGCAGACTTGATGGACCTTATAATGCATTTAACAAACAGAGATGGTTCCTCCGATGAGAATGGGGATACCTCAGAGACCCCGGGCGACTGTATCGTTAATTGA
- the LOC103994432 gene encoding putative pentatricopeptide repeat-containing protein At5g59200, chloroplastic: protein MSGAARFVDARARLVSVIDACHGDPRRLKRVLARAVVAGLLPDPFVSARAVAAAAPSDLPLAFLVFRTAAPRPSAFAFAALIRAHSAAPDPSPAFSHFALMLRSCLYPDRFVLLSLVRASSRRAGASRATALSLHAVALRRGLLGDLHVATSLLHTYASVGLLNASAKLFDEMPLKTTITYNALISCCAKSAWHDYGLHLFAEMILHGTRLNADTIVAGLSCCAGLGALGHGRSLHALVLRRLPRMTPEVGTSVLHMYTKCGSLEAGRKVFDEMETTRDVSAWTAIIGGLATHGCGEEAMALFEKMTEEGVAPDSMAFTSALHACSHCGLVEAGIKLFNAMKGVYGVEPRMEHYGTMVDLLGRAGRVEEAKRVVESMPFKPNRVVLGSLLHACVVNGESRLGKRLERQLLRSESEAGEEEGGFFVGVSNLYAKGGRWNEVGWIRDEMVERGVKKEKGFSLVEVHGRLHKFLVGDTRHPLTMEMHRMLHGLDRGAMLG from the coding sequence ATGAGCGGCGCCGCCCGTTTCGTCGACGCCAGAGCCCGCCTCGTGTCCGTCATCGATGCCTGCCATGGCGACCCCCGCCGCCTCAAGCGGGTCCTCGCGCGCGCCGTCGTCGCCGGCCTCCTCCCGGACCCCTTCGTTTCGGCCCGCGCTGTTGCAGCTGCAGCACCCTCCGACCTACCCCTCGCCTTCCTCGTCTTCCGCACAGCCGCCCCCCGCCCCTCCGCCTTCGCATTCGCGGCCCTCATCCGTGCCCACTCCGCCGCCCCGGACCCCTCCCCCGCGTTCTCCCACTTCGCCCTCATGCTCCGCTCCTGCCTCTACCCCGACCGCTTTGTCCTCCTCTCCCTTGTCCGCGCCTCTTCCCGGCGGGCTGGCGCCTCGCGCGCCACAGCGCTGTCCCTCCATGCCGTGGCCCTCCGACGCGGCCTCCTCGGCGACCTCCACGTCGCGACTTCCCTGCTCCACACTTACGCCTCCGTCGGATTGCTGAACGCGTCCGCGAAACTGTTCGACGAAATGCCCCTGAAAACCACCATCACGTACAATGCCCTCATCTCCTGCTGCGCAAAGTCCGCGTGGCACGACTACGGCCTCCACCTGTTTGCGGAGATGATCCTACACGGGACTCGCCTCAACGCTGACACAATTGTCGCGGGCCTCTCATGCTGCGCCGGACTCGGTGCTCTTGGACATGGACGGAGCCTGCACGCTCTGGTCTTGCGCCGTCTTCCTCGTATGACTCCAGAAGTGGGCACAAGCGTTCTGCACATGTACACCAAGTGCGGCAGCTTGGAGGCCGGACGGAAGGTGTTCGATGAAATGGAGACTACAAGGGACGTATCGGCATGGACAGCCATAATCGGCGGACTGGCCACGCATGGATGCGGTGAAGAGGCCATGGCATTGTTCGAGAAAATGACGGAGGAGGGGGTTGCACCGGACAGCATGGCCTTCACCAGCGCGCTGCATGCGTGCAGCCATTGCGGCCTCGTCGAGGCGGGGATTAAGCTTTTCAACGCGATGAAGGGAGTCTACGGAGTTGAGCCGAGAATGGAACACTATGGAACGATGGTGGACCTTCTTGGCCGCGCCGGGCGGGTGGAAGAGGCGAAGCGGGTTGTGGAGTCGATGCCTTTCAAGCCTAACCGTGTCGTTCTGGGTTCTCTGCTCCATGCTTGCGTCGTTAATGGGGAGTCGAGGCTGGGGAAGCGGCTGGAGAGACAATTGTTGAGATCAGAATCAGAagcaggggaggaggagggaggattcTTTGTAGGCGTATCGAATTTGTACGCTAAAGGTGGGAGGTGGAATGAGGTAGGCTGGATCAGGGACGAGATGGTGGAGAGAGGGGTGAAGAAGGAGAAAGGGTTTAGCTTGGTAGAGGTTCATGGCAGGCTGCACAAGTTTTTGGTGGGAGATACGAGGCACCCATTGACGATGGAGATGCACAGAATGTTACATGGATTGGATAGGGGAGCGATGCTTGGATGA